A window of the Phalacrocorax aristotelis chromosome 9, bGulAri2.1, whole genome shotgun sequence genome harbors these coding sequences:
- the LOC142062271 gene encoding inositol 1,4,5-trisphosphate receptor-interacting protein-like 1, whose product MALVTWFTLIVMGIMHVPLQVGHGPDVARCQREQERLELLLQDMARLLEEMQLKPQESSWVTRGALLLASLQQWQFWAFAGGLLLLFWLCWRPWKRSREPGSSSKHGSSTSLEEEEEKEEEGDDPLHMDRFLHECTSWPLRKRQRECTMVEELVNDLLQVCRILCGNGFTPRLQPAVGVGAFLKGWNGRAEDLVYRLLVPLKPPAGHSFHLELGTEGDMPLRNSCLRVELECLCTRERQLGDMLCFLHHPEDELMSSQEASLLQTLCSGSYLDVQKTAFWLQGLMKAASILAPPATKCKLKVLPSTRFCKLQVRDVFKRSLFVELILAVQQGSADTFVSME is encoded by the coding sequence aTGGCTCTGGTGACATGGTTCACCTTGATTGTGATGGGCATCATGCACGTGCCACTGCAGGTCGGGCATGGTCCGGATGTGGCCAGGTGCCAGCGCGAGCAAGAGcgtctggagctgctgctccaggataTGGCTCGGCTGCTTGAAGAGATGCAGCTGAAACCCCAGGAGTCGAGCTGGGTGACCAGGGGAGCCCTGCTCCTTGCTTCcttgcagcagtggcagttctgggcctttgctggaggcctgctcctgctcttttgGCTCTGCTGGCGGCCCTGGAAGAGGAGCCGTGagccaggaagcagcagcaagcatggCAGCTCCACAAgccttgaggaggaggaggagaaggaagaagagggggacgacccattgcacatggacaggtTTCTGCATGAGTGCACATCGTGGCCACTGCGGAAGAGGCAACGAGAGTGCACGATGGTGGAAGAGCTCGTGAACGACCTTCTCCAGGTCTGCCGAATCCTGTGCGGCAATGGCTTCACGCCACGACTGCAGCCAGCTGTCGGCGTGGGTGCCTTCCTGAAAGGCTGGAATGGTCGTGCAGAAGACCTTGTCTATCGCCTGCTTGTGCCCCTGAAGCCACCCGCTGGGCACTCCTTCCACCTCGAGCTGGGCACCGAAGGGGACATGCCGCTCAGGAACTCCTGCCTGCGTGTGGAACTGGAGTGCCTGTGCACCAGGGAGCGGCAGCTGGGGGacatgctctgcttcctccaccACCCTGAGGATGAGCTGATGAGCAGTCAGGAAGCCAGCCTCCTGCAAACCCTCTGCAGCGGCTCGTACCTCGACGTGCAGAAAACCGCCTTCTGGCTCCAGGGGCTGATGAAAGCAGCCTCCATTCTTGCGCCTCCAGCCACCAAGTGCAAGCTAAAAGTGCTGCCCTCCACACGCTTCTGCAAGCTGCAGGTGAGAGACGTCTTCAAGAGATCCCTCTTTGTGGAGCTGATCCTGGCGGTGCAGCAAGGCAGCGCGGACACATTTGTGAGCATGGAGTAG
- the LOC142062270 gene encoding inositol 1,4,5-trisphosphate receptor-interacting protein-like 1, which produces MALVTWFTLIVMGIMHVPLQVGHGPDVARCQHEQERLELLLQDMARLLEEMQLKPQESSWVTRGALLLASLQQWQFWAFAGGLLLLFWLCWRPWKRSREPGSSSKRGSSTSLEEEEKEEEGDDPLHMDRFLHECTSWPLRKRQRECTMVEELVNDLLRVCRILCGNGFMPRLQPAVGVGAFLKGWNGRAEDLVYRLLVPLKPPAGHSFHLELGTEGDMPLRNSCLRVELECMCTRERQLGDMLCFLHHPEDELMSSQEASLLQTLCTGSYLDVQKTAFWLQGLMKAASILAPPATKCKLKVLPSTRFCKLQVRDVFKRSLFVELILAVQQGSADTFVSME; this is translated from the coding sequence aTGGCTCTGGTGACATGGTTCACCTTGATTGTGATGGGCATCATGCACGTGCCATTGCAGGTCGGGCATGGTCCGGACGTGGCCAGGTGCCAGCACGAGCAAGAGcgtctggagctgctgctccaggataTGGCTCGGCTGCTTGAAGAGATGCAGCTGAAACCCCAGGAGTCGAGCTGGGTGACCAGGGGAGCCCTGCTCCTTGCTTCcttgcagcagtggcagttctgggcctttgctggaggcctgctcctgctcttttgGCTCTGCTGGCGGCCCTGGAAGAGGAGCCGTGagccaggaagcagcagcaagcgTGGCAGCTCCACAAgccttgaggaggaggagaaggaagaagagggggacgacccattgcacatggacaggtTTCTGCATGAGTGCACATCGTGGCCACTGCGGAAGAGGCAACGAGAGTGCACGATGGTGGAAGAGCTCGTGAACGACCTTCTCCGGGTCTGCCGAATCCTGTGCGGCAATGGCTTCATGCCACGACTGCAGCCAGCTGTCGGGGTGGGTGCCTTCCTGAAAGGCTGGAATGGTCGTGCAGAAGACCTTGTCTATCGCCTGCTTGTGCCCCTGAAGCCACCCGCTGGGCACTCCTTCCACCTCGAGCTGGGCACCGAAGGGGACATGCCGCTCAGGAACTCCTGCCTGCGTGTGGAACTGGAGTGCATGTGCACCAGGGAGCGGCAGCTGGGGGacatgctctgcttcctccaccACCCTGAGGATGAGCTGATGAGCAGTCAGGAAGCCAGCCTCCTGCAAACCCTCTGCACCGGCTCGTACCTCGACGTGCAGAAAACCGCCTTCTGGCTCCAGGGGCTGATGAAAGCAGCCTCCATTCTTGCGCCTCCAGCCACCAAGTGCAAGCTAAAAGTGCTGCCCTCCACACGCTTCTGCAAGCTGCAGGTGAGAGACGTCTTCAAGAGATCCCTCTTTGTGGAGCTGATCCTGGCGGTGCAGCAAGGCAGCGCGGACACATTTGTGAGCATGGAGTAG